Genomic segment of Candidatus Palauibacter australiensis:
CGAAGCGCCCGCCGCTCACGAGGGCGGGCGCCGTCCAGATCACGCGCCCGCCGACCTGCGACGCGATCGTGACCTCCGCGCTGGGACGGACCGTGCCGCCGCCCCGCACCTTGATCGCGCCCTGCGTCACGCGGGCGGGCACCGTGCTGACCGTCGGGATCACACGTGGCGGCTCCACCTCCGCCGGTGCGGCACGCATGCCGAACAGCAGCGCGAAGCCGAACACACCCACGCCGATGACGATCGCCCCCTGTACCAGCCGCTTCATGAACGCGGGCGGGGCGACGGGCGCCCCCGTGTCCCCGGCCTCGTGCGGCGTCTGCCGCGTTTCGTCTTCCATTGTTCCGCCCTATCTCCGGTCTGGGAGCGACGCCGCGCCCCCCGTGTCGTCATTCGTCTCGACGTCCTCTACATCCTCGACATCTTCGGCCACCCACGCGCCGCCCAGGGCGCGATGCACGGCGAGCCGCGCCTCCCCGATGCCGCGTTCGGCGAGCACCCGGGTAGTTTCAGCGCCGTTCAGGTTGACCCTCGCGTCCAGGTATTCGACGTAGTCCCCCACCCCGCTCTGGTAGCGCTCCAACTGGTTCTCCAGCGAGGCGCGGGCGTCGGCGACCTGTTCCATGACCTGCGCGTACCGCTCCCGCTCGTTCTCGAACTGCCGCAGGCTCGTCCGCACCTCCCGGTAGGCGCCCAGGACCGTGCGCGCGTAGGCGATCAGCGCCTGGTCGTACTGGGCCCAGGCCGCCCCGAGGTTCGCCCGCAGGCGGCCGCCCTGGAAGATCGGCGCGACGAGGCCGCCGATCAGGTTCGTGAACCACTGGTCGACGAACCGCAGATCTCCGAGTTCGCCCGCCTGGCGTCCCCCGGCCCCGTTCAGGGAGATCGTGGGGAGCAGTTCGGCCCGGCGCGCCCCGACCCTGCGGCGCGCCGCCTCGACGCGCTCGAACGCGGCCATGACGTCAGGGCGATCCTCGAGCAGCGACACCGGCAGCCCGCCGGGAATCGGGGTCGTGTCGACCGCCGGCTCGAGTGTCGGCGGTAGAAGATCTTCGATCATCCCCGCGTACCGTCCCACGAGGAGGGCCAGGCGCCCTTCCGCATCGTCCACGGCCGTGCGCAGGCCCGGCAGGTTCGACTCGGCGGTCCGGTACTGCTGCCGGATCGCGTAGAGTTCGAAGGTGTTCGTAACGCCGGCCTGATACCGCTCGCGGGTGAGTTCGGCACGCTCCCGCAGCAGATCGACGTTGTCCTCGGCGATCGCGAGCTGGGCCCGCGCGGAGACGACCTCGAGATACGTCGAGATGGTGGACGCGATGACCGTGAGC
This window contains:
- a CDS encoding TolC family protein, translated to MSAATAVSGVGARGWPRAAGFLLLAAAGACSFAPGPRLPATVAELPTAYDTDVPPAEAAPEPRDWWRAFDDATLDRLIETALVANLDLHEAVARLEELRHRYRIARAPLFPALTLDANGNRSSTPANTGLGSQFGGDGDDGGESPIAGLSFNFPDRFEFTTYSASLGFAYELDFWGRLRNESGAAVRDFLASRADAETVRLTVIASTISTYLEVVSARAQLAIAEDNVDLLRERAELTRERYQAGVTNTFELYAIRQQYRTAESNLPGLRTAVDDAEGRLALLVGRYAGMIEDLLPPTLEPAVDTTPIPGGLPVSLLEDRPDVMAAFERVEAARRRVGARRAELLPTISLNGAGGRQAGELGDLRFVDQWFTNLIGGLVAPIFQGGRLRANLGAAWAQYDQALIAYARTVLGAYREVRTSLRQFENERERYAQVMEQVADARASLENQLERYQSGVGDYVEYLDARVNLNGAETTRVLAERGIGEARLAVHRALGGAWVAEDVEDVEDVETNDDTGGAASLPDRR